The nucleotide sequence CAAAAAGTCCACCACTGCATCTAAAAGCAATTGAAGACCCTTGTTCTTCAGGGATGATCCACATAATACAGGGATAAAGCCATGAGCTATGGTTCCTTTGCGAATTGCTCTTCTGATCAATTCGGCTGGAACTTCTTCGCCTTCCAAGACCAGCATCATCAATTCATCATCAAATTCTGCAATACTCTCAAGCAGATGTTCCCTGGCTATCTGTGCTTCCTCCAGCATCTTGTCAGAGATCTGTATGTGTGACGTCTGAGATCCTTGAGTAAGAGGATCAAAATACCAAGCTTCCATAGAAATCAGGTCTATCACACCCTCAAAGCAATCTTCTTTGCCGATTGGGATGTTTATTGCACAGGCTTTGGTGGTCAGCCGTTCGTGAATCATATTTATCACATTATCGTAATCCGCACCAATGCGATCCATCTTGTTCACGTATGCCAAGCGAGGAACCTGATATCGGTCGGCTTGATGCCATACCGTTTCAGATTGAGGCTCTACCCCGCTTACGGCGCAAAACACTCCTACTGCACCATCCAGAACGCGTAATGAACGTTCTACCTCAGCAGTGAAATCTACATGGCCTGGGGTATCAATAATGTTTATCTGATGCTCTCTCCAAGGGCAACTGACTGTTGCTGAAGTAATGGTAATTCCGCGTTCACGCTCCTGTTCCATCCAGTCTGTAAAAGCATTCCCATCATGCACTTCGCCCATTTTATGCAGAAATCCGGTATAATACAATATGCGTTCTGTAGTAGTTGTCTTTCCGGCATCAATGTGTGCCATGATGCCGATATTCCTGATTCTAGAAAGCGGATTATCCGCGTCGCTTTTCATAACTAGTCCTTTCATTTTCTCCAGTATGCTCTATCATTGGGGATTTTGGAAGCCACTTTGGTTGTGTAGCAGTGGATTACTCCCATTTATGATCTGCCGCGTTCTTATGTAATGCTGAGGGGACGAAAACCTGCACAGCATACACTACGGGAAACTAATCATATTCTCCTGTATGTCATTTTATTATGCATCAGTATATTGTCCACAAAAAAGTACTGCTTTACCTCTGAACTGGGCGCTCGTATGCTCTGATATCATGCTTTTGCATTGTCATATACAGCTGTTTATCAACTACTTATGCACACAATCTTCCAAAGGATATCGCTGAAGTGTTATGAAAAAAATACCCTGCACAGTTTATTAGCATGCAGGGTATTTTTTACTATAAGAATGGTTCTAAAAAGCTTCTTCCAAGCTTTGCAAGGCTTCTTGTTTTGCTGATTGTGCATAGATACCAAAACTTAGAGCGATGATCAAAACTAATAGCATGCTTCTTTTCATGGTCGTCTCCTTCTGAACCTTCTTTGTTGTTATACGTTATGATCTGTTCACTGTTTGTCAAGGTGCAATTTCGTTTCTCCTGTCTAGACTCAGTTATAGCAGCACTCGCTTATGGGCTTGTCTGATTCCCTCAGCCTCGCCAAGGCAACATATATGCTTTAACCTCTTCATTGTAATAGCGATCAGTCATGGTCGCAATAAAATCCCGCACCTTTTCGGCTGCTTGGAAGGATTCCAGATACTGATCGTTCTTGTGGTTGAGAAAGTGTTTATGTATTTTGGAATCGGTATTGTTCTTCTCTACATCATCCATGTACTTCTCGAACATTATCCGCATTGTGCGGTGGATAACCGCATTGGACTGTTTTACGTTTTCATCGGTGTAAATGCGTCGATAGTTGAACTTCTTCAGTTCCAAGAGTTGCTGTGAGGTCTCTTCGTCAAAAGCAATGAAATCCTGCTCATAACTATTTGTTATCACGCTTTTAATCAGGGTTTCAATGATCTGACTGTTTGTATTGCCCAAGTACTTTACTTGTTCAACCGGTAATTCTTCTCGTTTCAGTATATTGTATCGAATAGCGTCTTCAATATCTTGGCCGATGTAAGCGATAGTATCAGTAATGCGAACGACGCAGCCTTCCAGGGTTGCCGGCATCCATTGCATCCCGTCCCCTGACTTCTTTGCCCTGATGTAGGCTTGGATATCAACTTCGTTTTTATCTCCCTTGGGGCACAATCGGGTATTATGCACTTCACCGTCGTGAGATATGATACCATCCCGCACTTGAAAAGTGAGATTCAATCCCTTGCCCTTGCTGGAGATATGATCCACTATATGCAGTGACTCGATATTATGATGAAAGTGTCCTATTCCAGCATCATGACAGCATTGACTTAAAGCTTTTTCACCATCGTGACCAAAGGGACAATGCCCCAGATCATGACCCAACGCTATCGCTTCAATCAGTTCTGTATTCAAGCCCAGGTACTTGCCAATAGTACGTGAAATCTGCGATACATAAGCTATGTGAAGATTACGATTGGTCATCTCTTCATCGATGAGATTTGTGAATGAAAACACTTGAGTCTTGCCATGATAACGCCGATAAGCCCCGCTATACAAGATACGATCGCGATCCACTGCAAAGCGGGAACGCATCAGATCCTCATTCTCTGCTTTACTACGCCAAGCATTTCTATCTCTAAAAGCACGATCTCCCAACACTGCATCGTGCCTGGCTTTTATGTCTGTGAATATTGTATTTAGTTTATCTTTCACAAGCAACTCCATATAGCATTTATCTTATTATTACAAGATACATAGAATCAATCCCTAAGCAAAGTTTTTGCTGATCAGACGAATAAATTGATTGCAAACGGCTCGAATCTTGCTTATTTTATATGCATGTTACAAAAAAAAACACGAGGAAAAATGCAATGAAACAATTTCTTGTATTATTGATGCTTTTAGTATCGATGACTTTTATCTGGGCAGTTCCCAGAGAAATGGTAGTACTGGAAATCGGCACCGGTACCTGGTGTCCCTATTGTCCCGGTGCATCAATGGGTGCCCATGACTTGCTGAATGCCGGTATCAATGTAGCCGTGGTCAAGAACCACAATGGCGATAGCTACGCCAATACTTACTCTAATACCAGAAACAACTACTATGGAATTAGCAACTTCCCATCTGCTTTGTTTGATGGATTGAACGTCTATGAGGGCGGAAGTAATACCCAATCTTTGTATTCAACCTATCTGCCAAGAGTAAACGCTCGTCTGGCAATTCCTTCGAAATACACTATAACCGCTGAAGGATATTACGAAAGCGGTGTGCTCACGGTTGATGTAACTGTATCTAAACCAGAAGCCGATACCAATACCAATGTCTTTCTACGCTCCTACATTACAGAATCCAATATTCAACAAAACTGGCAGGGACAGACCCAATTGGACTATGTAAACCGAATGATGGCCCCCAGCGCCTCAGGTACAGCGATTACTCTCAATACTGGAGAATCCGTAACCGAAACTCTCACTTTCAATCTGAATTCAAGCTGGCAAATGCCAAATCTGGAATTAGTACTCTTTCTCCAGAACAACTCCACTAAAGAGATCCTTCAGGGAGTAAAGTATAGCGTACCCGGTTTATCCGGAGCTTTCCCCGCTTCCGCAGAAGCCTTGTTATTCCCCGATACCTATGTAAGTGGCCTAAACTCATTACCCATTACCTTCTTCAACTTTTCAAACGACCCAGTTTCGGCTACTCTGGAAACTACCAATCCTACTTTCTTCGCTGATGTTACTGAGATGGAAATACCCGCCTTGCAAAGCTTCACTACCATGGTGCATTTTTTCCCCACCACCACTGGAGATATTTCCGGCAATCTCATTGTAACCGGCAATTTTACTGATCACCCTGTGCTCACCATACCTCTTGCAGGACATGCCTTCGTGAATGCTCCCCCTATTGTGGCAGATGTTTGCGTAACTGGACCCCCAGTTGTCTTACAGACTATTACCGGTTCATATGTCTTCTCTGATCCCGATGGTGACAATGAAGGCACCAGCCTTTATCAATGGTACAAGGTTGTGAATGACGCCAACCAGCTTATTGTGGGAGCGGATCAGATCACTTACA is from Candidatus Cloacimonadota bacterium and encodes:
- a CDS encoding Omp28-related outer membrane protein, translated to MKQFLVLLMLLVSMTFIWAVPREMVVLEIGTGTWCPYCPGASMGAHDLLNAGINVAVVKNHNGDSYANTYSNTRNNYYGISNFPSALFDGLNVYEGGSNTQSLYSTYLPRVNARLAIPSKYTITAEGYYESGVLTVDVTVSKPEADTNTNVFLRSYITESNIQQNWQGQTQLDYVNRMMAPSASGTAITLNTGESVTETLTFNLNSSWQMPNLELVLFLQNNSTKEILQGVKYSVPGLSGAFPASAEALLFPDTYVSGLNSLPITFFNFSNDPVSATLETTNPTFFADVTEMEIPALQSFTTMVHFFPTTTGDISGNLIVTGNFTDHPVLTIPLAGHAFVNAPPIVADVCVTGPPVVLQTITGSYVFSDPDGDNEGTSLYQWYKVVNDANQLIVGADQITYTIAANEINKRFVFKVTPVDQYGMAGTPVYSEPSPAVISLPAPQNFAGYVEAPNTAVLTWQKPMYFDNRGFVGYRLYRNDLVIADIPNPDVLTYRDEGLAMGVYEYKLCSIFNNPQNFSLPTPVVSLTIDASDNEDSVSLAQIGVRAMPNPFHSETSFRIKSHPNREITFHVFNIRGQVIRQWKAYADATGNALLNWDGKDDRGSLA
- a CDS encoding HD domain-containing protein; translated protein: MKDKLNTIFTDIKARHDAVLGDRAFRDRNAWRSKAENEDLMRSRFAVDRDRILYSGAYRRYHGKTQVFSFTNLIDEEMTNRNLHIAYVSQISRTIGKYLGLNTELIEAIALGHDLGHCPFGHDGEKALSQCCHDAGIGHFHHNIESLHIVDHISSKGKGLNLTFQVRDGIISHDGEVHNTRLCPKGDKNEVDIQAYIRAKKSGDGMQWMPATLEGCVVRITDTIAYIGQDIEDAIRYNILKREELPVEQVKYLGNTNSQIIETLIKSVITNSYEQDFIAFDEETSQQLLELKKFNYRRIYTDENVKQSNAVIHRTMRIMFEKYMDDVEKNNTDSKIHKHFLNHKNDQYLESFQAAEKVRDFIATMTDRYYNEEVKAYMLPWRG